The segment ACATCTTGTGGAGCCAGAAAGTGCATTTGGTGGATAAAGCTTTTTTTGCCAGCTAGCCCCTGTATCAGTTATAGATTGCTAATATTTGCATGTGAATGCACTGGTATTTATCATGACTCTCAATCTTCTTACAAAAACAATCCATTACTTAATTTTTGATACGGGAAACAATCTGACACTGATACAATCTGTCAAATGCATTTGGTTTATTGTAGATTTTCTTGAGGCAAATGACGTAATGATGAAGCCTTGATCCACAATCTAGTGATGTGGCAGATAATGTAGATGACAGGAGAAACTATTGGATGGTTTTTATTTATCACAgcggggataatgacagctGGAATTTTTTAGCGTCTCCTGGCAGCAGTCTCTCTCTGAGCATTGAAGTAGACAGCAGCGACAGGAAGGCCAAGTTCGTTCTCCTCAGCAAACTGGCGTGTATTGAAATGATCCCTAGAGGATGGCACAACTACAGCCTGCCTACGCTTCTGCTTGAAGAGCACAAAAACGAACCTGTGGATACCAATGCTGGGCTTTGGGCTCTCATAGCTTATGATTTCCCGTCCTGCAATTCAAATGCCAGAAAGATGCATATTAAGAACAAATACATGCAAGCATGGAATGATCTAATGCAGGTTAGGGAGAGGACCTACCAAAAGAGGCATCCGTTGTTCCAGGTATATCAGTTACAATCCTGCATAAATATTAAGGGTAAATTTAATGATTTGGCCACACCATGGTCATTATCTGTTCagaaatatattgttttttggaagaaatatttttcttattagAAATATGATGTTTTGtatgaaaactagaaaaatatgtGGTATTAGACTACTAGTGCCATCTCCATCAGAAACATAAATTTTATAGTGAATCAATAATCACCAATTGGACACAAATGTATAGATTTTGGATAAGAAGTGTTGAAGGTTACCAATGTAGGTGTTCCCTTAGATATGGATCACTTGGTCCTG is part of the Oryza glaberrima chromosome 12, OglaRS2, whole genome shotgun sequence genome and harbors:
- the LOC127757668 gene encoding CEN-like protein 2, with the protein product MSRSVEPLVVGRVIGEVIDSFNPCTKMIVTYNSNKLVFNGHEFYPSAVVSKPRVEVQGGDMRSFFTLVMTDPDVPGPSDPYLREHLHWIVTDIPGTTDASFGREIISYESPKPSIGIHRFVFVLFKQKRRQAVVVPSSRDHFNTRQFAEENELGLPVAAVYFNAQRETAARRR